One window of Paludibacter propionicigenes WB4 genomic DNA carries:
- a CDS encoding YbaN family protein, with the protein MKTILALLGLISLGLGIVGAFLPLLPTVPFVLLSAFLFARSSDRLHNWLMTHKIFGQLIRDYHEERGITIQGKVAAIGMMWISNIISIIFVIKDILWLQILMSIITLSVTIYILQYKTKRKS; encoded by the coding sequence TTGAAAACCATATTAGCATTATTAGGATTGATCAGTTTAGGACTCGGTATAGTCGGAGCCTTTTTACCATTACTGCCAACGGTTCCGTTTGTTCTGCTTTCTGCATTTTTATTCGCACGAAGTTCGGACAGATTACATAACTGGTTAATGACTCATAAAATCTTCGGTCAACTTATCAGAGACTATCATGAAGAGAGAGGCATCACCATTCAGGGGAAAGTTGCAGCTATTGGTATGATGTGGATTTCCAACATTATCAGTATTATATTTGTAATCAAAGATATACTCTGGCTTCAAATACTAATGAGCATAATAACGCTAAGCGTCACAATTTATATACTTCAATATAAAACAAAAAGAAAATCGTGA